The proteins below come from a single Polynucleobacter sp. MWH-UH23A genomic window:
- a CDS encoding di-heme-cytochrome C peroxidase, which yields MRTSKLKCILACLLSPLFFAEIAFAADASSINPVIYLNQGWTAKQRSFFYWAPQGSALLSYDIYLALELPDSKELFNSIAQTDKFGLLHDGVDAEYNPDGLPIGIAKSVVSSGRYKGEYAGLTCAACHTGQVQYKGRQIRIDGGLANRFELYLWISTLSKSLDAALNNPSKFDALYARVNSRSKVSENDLRGRLKVDAENVRLQITNSFVVPFNPGPGRTDAFIQENNTFAAVKTGIHENTRPAIAPVKPPVLWNTPHSAWVEYSGIQDNPLIRNFSESLGVFARYSLEQNPTGKVSFETTTDIKSILKIESLLRKLAPPQWPQADLGALDGRKVKEGAKYFKQYCQECHSSYPYRWSEARKEGKRFIENAMVPIDVIGTDKTHFQSVMFDPKPTMLTRHLAQYFDGKPIVNTGDFFNAFEPTMIELSLKTAGITSKAEILDANGYTFFGDDPKLKPPFNSLKAAPRDGSWSNAPFLHNGSVPNIYELLLPASQRSKTFYVGREFDPVKLGVDTTGTSGKFLMDTRLVGNSNSGHSFESRPGPGVIGPKLTDVQRYAIIEYLKSIPEVAGRVTPFGGPEKPSIASQDPTWFNFKHPY from the coding sequence ATGCGCACCTCGAAGCTCAAATGCATTCTTGCTTGCCTTTTATCCCCCCTTTTTTTTGCCGAAATCGCCTTCGCTGCTGATGCTAGTTCAATTAACCCGGTTATTTATTTAAATCAAGGGTGGACCGCGAAGCAAAGATCTTTTTTTTACTGGGCTCCCCAGGGATCTGCGTTGCTTTCATATGACATATATCTTGCCTTAGAGTTACCGGACTCTAAGGAGTTATTTAACTCTATTGCACAAACCGATAAATTTGGTCTTTTGCATGATGGTGTTGATGCTGAATATAACCCTGACGGCTTGCCAATCGGCATAGCTAAGTCTGTCGTTTCATCTGGTAGATATAAGGGTGAGTACGCAGGTTTAACTTGCGCCGCCTGCCATACTGGACAAGTTCAATATAAAGGTCGACAAATTCGAATTGATGGTGGATTGGCAAATCGCTTTGAGCTGTATTTATGGATTTCAACTTTATCTAAGTCCCTAGATGCCGCCTTAAATAATCCTAGTAAATTTGATGCCCTTTACGCTAGAGTTAACTCAAGATCAAAAGTATCCGAAAATGATTTAAGAGGTCGACTTAAGGTCGATGCGGAAAACGTTCGTCTTCAGATCACAAATTCATTTGTGGTTCCATTTAATCCGGGTCCAGGAAGAACGGATGCTTTTATTCAGGAAAATAATACTTTTGCAGCTGTAAAGACGGGAATTCATGAGAACACTCGTCCGGCAATTGCACCAGTAAAGCCGCCAGTTTTATGGAATACCCCACATTCAGCTTGGGTGGAATATAGCGGCATTCAGGATAACCCGCTCATTCGTAACTTTAGTGAATCTCTAGGTGTTTTTGCAAGATATAGCTTAGAGCAAAATCCCACTGGCAAGGTTTCATTTGAAACTACAACTGATATTAAGTCTATCCTCAAAATTGAGAGTCTTCTTAGGAAATTGGCGCCACCACAATGGCCTCAAGCTGACTTAGGTGCGCTTGATGGTCGCAAGGTCAAGGAGGGGGCAAAATACTTCAAGCAATACTGCCAGGAATGTCATTCAAGCTATCCATATCGCTGGAGTGAAGCTAGAAAAGAAGGAAAGCGCTTTATTGAAAATGCAATGGTGCCTATTGACGTAATTGGAACTGATAAAACCCATTTTCAATCAGTTATGTTTGATCCAAAACCAACAATGTTGACTCGTCATTTAGCCCAATATTTCGATGGTAAGCCAATCGTTAATACCGGTGATTTCTTTAATGCATTTGAGCCAACAATGATTGAATTATCTTTGAAAACAGCTGGCATTACGTCTAAGGCTGAAATTCTTGATGCAAATGGCTACACATTTTTTGGTGATGATCCAAAGTTAAAGCCACCTTTCAACAGTTTGAAGGCCGCACCTCGTGATGGAAGTTGGTCTAATGCGCCATTTCTACATAATGGCTCTGTGCCAAACATTTATGAATTGTTACTGCCCGCCTCTCAAAGGTCAAAAACATTCTATGTTGGAAGGGAGTTTGATCCAGTAAAGCTTGGTGTAGATACAACTGGTACCTCAGGGAAGTTCTTAATGGATACCCGCCTAGTGGGTAACTCTAACTCAGGACATTCATTTGAGTCTAGACCGGGGCCAGGTGTCATTGGACCAAAGTTAACTGACGTACAGCGTTATGCAATCATTGAGTACCTGAAATCTATCCCGGAAGTTGCTGGAAGGGTAACGCCTTTTGGAGGGCCTGAGAAGCCAAGTATTGCCTCTCAGGATCCTACCTGGTTTAACTTTAAGCACCCATACTAA
- a CDS encoding DUF4331 family protein, which yields MSDHVDGPRSMADPSIDLTDIYAFTSPEDPSNTVIVINVFPGAGQNAWFSNAAYYTAILKRVQIDGIEKKAAFSSVGSEICFRFKFESLERTPDDGSLVQMGTCMLPDGTTLKIRVGDIRGSSTYDGKIRVYAGLRSDPFFIGWYNEPTLRGGSNLTQDDNVLALVIEFNTRSVLHPELGSLFGVVGESSPVDKTPNLNAIPRFDWAGRPELANYLITIPGDVNLLDLWNQQTPYGVDPVVLPLFRERLKKHFRIWDMKDGKRDWSEEDLNANVNIFLNDFLLIDVSKKTTDNSNLEIEKSVINGRKHTTGGGRTLDCNAVDILLTWMINRDSGPFLQSPATQATKKAEIKFPYLAAPNTALLTIEKSVELNLSESQLWKIVGNFSASWNSLIAEVNSTGTGPDAIRTMILTDGRVIVERMLTKDDSIKTLKYELISGMPVSTLTGVLMVLPAIKGSKLVWKVNYLPAGQGEIFVRQELITWMNAGLLFLRGIRINK from the coding sequence ATGTCAGATCATGTTGACGGCCCAAGATCAATGGCGGATCCGTCCATTGATCTGACGGATATATATGCCTTCACTAGCCCTGAAGATCCCAGCAATACTGTAATAGTTATAAACGTTTTTCCAGGGGCCGGGCAGAATGCATGGTTCTCGAATGCCGCTTACTACACTGCAATTTTAAAAAGAGTTCAAATTGATGGCATTGAGAAAAAAGCCGCATTTAGTTCGGTAGGCAGTGAGATATGTTTTAGATTTAAATTTGAGAGTCTTGAGCGAACTCCTGATGATGGATCTTTAGTTCAGATGGGCACATGCATGTTGCCCGATGGCACGACACTAAAAATTCGAGTCGGCGATATTCGAGGCTCTTCAACATATGATGGAAAAATTCGAGTTTATGCCGGCCTTAGATCGGATCCTTTTTTCATTGGTTGGTACAACGAACCAACGTTAAGAGGCGGCTCGAATTTAACGCAAGATGACAATGTTCTAGCGTTGGTGATTGAGTTCAACACAAGATCAGTATTACATCCCGAGCTTGGTTCTCTTTTTGGCGTAGTTGGCGAGTCGTCGCCAGTAGATAAAACACCTAATTTGAATGCCATACCCAGATTTGATTGGGCCGGAAGACCTGAGCTAGCTAACTATCTCATTACCATTCCTGGCGATGTAAATTTACTCGACTTGTGGAATCAACAAACTCCCTACGGCGTAGATCCTGTGGTGCTTCCGTTATTTCGCGAGCGACTTAAGAAGCACTTTCGAATTTGGGACATGAAAGACGGAAAGAGGGATTGGTCTGAGGAAGATTTAAATGCAAATGTGAACATTTTCTTAAATGACTTTTTGCTTATAGATGTATCTAAAAAAACTACAGACAACAGTAATCTTGAAATTGAGAAGAGTGTAATAAACGGGAGGAAGCACACAACAGGCGGTGGGCGAACGCTGGATTGTAATGCTGTGGATATTTTACTTACCTGGATGATCAATCGAGATAGTGGTCCTTTCCTACAGAGTCCAGCAACCCAAGCAACCAAGAAGGCTGAAATTAAATTCCCATATCTTGCCGCTCCAAATACCGCTTTACTAACAATTGAAAAGTCTGTGGAGCTCAATTTAAGTGAGTCGCAGCTGTGGAAAATTGTTGGAAACTTTTCCGCCTCCTGGAATTCGTTGATTGCTGAAGTCAACTCAACCGGCACCGGTCCTGATGCTATTAGAACAATGATCTTGACCGATGGAAGGGTGATTGTCGAGCGTATGTTGACTAAAGATGACTCCATTAAGACTCTTAAGTATGAGCTGATTAGTGGTATGCCAGTTAGCACTTTGACAGGCGTTCTTATGGTTTTACCTGCCATTAAAGGTAGCAAATTAGTTTGGAAAGTTAATTACCTTCCTGCTGGGCAGGGGGAGATATTTGTTAGGCAAGAATTAATTACTTGGATGAATGCAGGTTTATTGTTCTTAAGAGGAATTCGTATTAATAAATAG
- a CDS encoding GNAT family N-acetyltransferase: MTKDYFLWMDKQILDVCNFSIEDVVGIPLDEYIQLSMNKIVPKNEIRSVYRLLIEGDQAVAMGGLRKLPNGHGEIVRLYTKPSSRGKGFGRAMLEKIIDEARDFHFPVLNLDTGIFMRDAQSLYISNGFQFCDPYDGAEPPPRLLPYWLYMKLKL; this comes from the coding sequence ATGACAAAAGATTATTTTCTGTGGATGGATAAACAGATTCTTGATGTTTGCAATTTCTCCATTGAGGATGTAGTTGGTATACCTTTAGATGAATATATTCAATTGTCAATGAATAAGATCGTTCCTAAAAACGAAATTAGATCTGTGTATCGTTTACTAATTGAGGGTGATCAAGCTGTTGCGATGGGGGGATTGCGTAAACTACCTAATGGGCATGGCGAGATAGTCAGGCTCTATACAAAACCAAGTAGTAGGGGTAAGGGTTTTGGCAGGGCAATGCTTGAAAAAATTATTGATGAAGCTAGAGATTTTCATTTTCCTGTATTAAATTTAGATACGGGGATTTTCATGAGGGATGCGCAATCTCTTTATATCTCCAATGGATTTCAGTTCTGCGATCCATATGATGGGGCAGAGCCTCCCCCTCGCTTATTGCCTTATTGGCTATATATGAAACTGAAGCTTTAG